In Pseudobdellovibrio exovorus JSS, the genomic stretch AGTGATGCAGGCGATTGTTTGGGCACGCAAAGCTTATGAGCAATCTCCAGAAAGACGTGATCTCACTTTGCTGTATGCTGGTTTGTTAACCACAACTAAAGAGTTCGCCTCTGCGGAAGTATTATACCAAAAATTGATTAGTGCGGATAAGACAGATGCAGAAGCTCATCTTTACTTGGGTGCTGTGTACACAGAACAGAAAAAATTCGCGAAGGCTTTGAAGGCGTTCACAGCGCTTGAAAAATTACCAACGAATTCATCTACTCACTTGGCGCATTATTACAAGGCCCGTATCCATGCTGAAAACAATCAAGCTCAGCAAAGCAAAGAAGAGCTAAGAAAAACAGTCGCTGTAAAACCTGATTTTATAGAAGCGGTATTGTTATTAGGACAGATCATTCAACAGACAGAATCTGCGCCAAAGGCTTTTGCCTTCTATGAAAAGCATCAACAGCAGCATGGACCAAATGCTAAATTAGCAGAAGTTCTGTCGCAGCATTATATCACTGTAGGAAATTACGATAAAGCTTATGAACAGCTTGAGATTGTAGACAAAGCGGCTGAAGGACAAATTCAAGTAAAATTGAAAATGGCTTTGATCTTGATTGAAAAGAAAATGTTTGATCCAGCTATTGCGAAATTAAATGAAATTTTAGAAGTAGCACCAGATTCAGATAAAGTGCGCTTTTATCTTTCTGCTGTGTATGAAGAAAAGAAAGATTTTGCAAAAGCTTACGAAGAATATATGAAAATCGAGCCAGACAGTGGTTTCTTTGCTGATGCACGCTTGCATGCGGCTTACTTATCAAAAGTTATGGATAAACCACAACAAGGTATTGGGGTGCTAAAAGCGGTATTAGAGCAAAAGGTAGAAAATCCACAGGTTTTCTTTTTGCTGTCACAGCTTTTTGAAGAAACGAAAGATTTTGAAAATGCTCTCTATACATTGAAAAAAGCCCAAGAAGAATTTCCTTCTCATATACAAGTGTACTACTTCATGGGTGCTATTCAGGATCAGATGGATTTAAAAGAAGACATGTTAGTGAACATGAAAAAGGTCGTTGAGTTAGACTCTAATCATGCACAGGCTTTGAACTACTTGGCCTACACATGGGCTGAGCGTGGCGAAAATCTAGAGCAGGCAGAAGAGTACGCTCGTCGTGCCGTGAAAAAAGCTCAGAAAGACATCTACATATTAGATACTTTAGGTTGGGTTCTTTTCAAAAAAGGTCAGTATAAGCAAGCCGTTGAAATTTTAGAAAAAGCACATGCTTTGAATCCAAGTGTGAGTATCGTGTCAGAGCACTTAGGGGATGTGTACAGTAAATTGAATATGAATGCGAAAGCAAAACAGCAATTCCTACGTGCCGTTGAAAACGAAGAGAACGTGGCGAAACAACAAGAGATTCGCAATAAATTGGCTCAGGTGGAAGACAGAATTAAAGGTGTGCGAGTGCCGTCTTCAGTCGAGTTCGGTTTAAAT encodes the following:
- a CDS encoding tetratricopeptide repeat protein; this translates as MFTINKTLLQAIVLLSITGCAGSGHYFYDSALNDKNRAPSSLALPEAFEPTITTIDSMRNQAQADFLFLKSEMQSNAGHGAAAIETLKAALVFDPESATFMQKIAIEHYREGKVMQAIVWARKAYEQSPERRDLTLLYAGLLTTTKEFASAEVLYQKLISADKTDAEAHLYLGAVYTEQKKFAKALKAFTALEKLPTNSSTHLAHYYKARIHAENNQAQQSKEELRKTVAVKPDFIEAVLLLGQIIQQTESAPKAFAFYEKHQQQHGPNAKLAEVLSQHYITVGNYDKAYEQLEIVDKAAEGQIQVKLKMALILIEKKMFDPAIAKLNEILEVAPDSDKVRFYLSAVYEEKKDFAKAYEEYMKIEPDSGFFADARLHAAYLSKVMDKPQQGIGVLKAVLEQKVENPQVFFLLSQLFEETKDFENALYTLKKAQEEFPSHIQVYYFMGAIQDQMDLKEDMLVNMKKVVELDSNHAQALNYLAYTWAERGENLEQAEEYARRAVKKAQKDIYILDTLGWVLFKKGQYKQAVEILEKAHALNPSVSIVSEHLGDVYSKLNMNAKAKQQFLRAVENEENVAKQQEIRNKLAQVEDRIKGVRVPSSVEFGLNTDVSP